Proteins found in one Fusarium oxysporum Fo47 chromosome V, complete sequence genomic segment:
- a CDS encoding glutamate-cysteine ligase-domain-containing protein, giving the protein MGLLALGTALDWPDAKKRAPQVREWGIKQLLEIWNKAKGKERDALLWGDEVEYLVVVYSEDNQRVLLSLRQAEILEALATDKELEKQGGCVPDLQDVDTADAKKKERTIPVFHPEFGRFMLEATPGKPWGIGFKELLDVEPDMKLRRKIAKEHMLSTEYPITLTTYPQIGVPGQFTDPYFPPSGPRLRSQFVPDEIANPHIRFPTLAANIRSRRGRKVQVNVPIYHDKNTPRPWKDPTVDFDKHDWPEDDDVRNGAAPDDFIHMDAMAFGMGSCCLQITFQAKNITEGRMLYDQLSPLGPIMLALTAATPVYKGFLANTDVRWNQISRSVDCRTPEELGEKPLTEGVRRIPKSRYASNSTYIAIDPRLRNEYLDPDLVYDSDIKRQLLEGGMDDRLATHFAHLFIRDPIVVFEEDLQELDLSKTDHFENIQSTNWQHMRFKPPPADNSIGWRVEFRSMEIQITDFENAAFSVFMVLVTRAILSFDLNFYIPIKKVDENMERAHAVDAVLKEKFYFRRNPFPSRPSRANTTFGDDSRPGSAHPSRPASPGGPVEHEFEEMTVDDIINGSESGDFPGLIPIVESYLDSVNVDVSTRCHLSTYLDLISRRASGNLDTTARWIRNFIDVHPSYKHDSVVNDEINHDLIGAVIAIGERETAGRDFAGLGIHGLERLLNGFRGGCGGSSTAPNGETNEAQADATNGSLKRKSEWIEGQETES; this is encoded by the exons ATGGGTCTTCT AGCCTTGGGAACAGCCCTCGATTGGCCTGATGCCAAGAAGCGCGCCCCTCAAGTCAGAGAATGGGGTATCAAG CAACTTCTGGAGATATggaacaaggccaagggaaAGGAGCGCGATGCTCTCCTCTGGGGCGACGAG GTCGAGTATCTTGTGGTAGTTTACTCAGAGGACAACCAGCGAGTGCTGTTATCTCTTCGTCAAGCAGAGATTCTTGAGGCACTGGCTACCGACAAGGAACTGGAAAAGCAAGGTGGTTGTGTcccagatcttcaagatgtgGATACAGCTGACGCGAAGAAAAA AGAGAGGACGATCCCCGTCTTTCACCCTGAGTTTGGACGCTTCATGCTGGAAGCGACCCCAGGTAAGCCTTGGGGTATCGGCTTCAAGGAGCTCCTCGACGTGGAACCAGACATGAAGTTGCGGAGAAAGATCGCCAAAGAGCACATGCTTTCAACTGAATATCCCATCACACTCACAACATACCCTCAAATCGGCGTTCCCGGACAATTCACCGATCCCTACTTTCCGCCCTCAGGACCGCGCCTTCGCTCTCAGTTTGTCCCGGATGAGATCGCCAACCCCCATATCAGATTCCCAACTCTAGCCGCGAACATACGATCTCGACGGGGCCGCAAGGTTCAGGTCAATGTTCCTATCTATCACGACAAGAACacaccaagaccctggaaGGATCCTACCGTGGACTTTGACAAGCATGACTGGCCCGAAGACGATGACGTACGAAATGGAGCTGCCCCTGACGACTTCATCCATATGGATGCCATGGCTTTCGGAATGGGTAGCTGTTGTCTCCAGATCACTTTCCAGGCCAAGAACATCACCGAAGGAAGAATGCTCTATGATCAGCTGAGCCCGCTTGGTCCTATCATGCTGGCATTGACTGCTGCTACACCTGTGTATAAGGGGTTCCTTGCCAACACCGACGTGCGGTGGAATCAGATCAGCCGCTCCGTGGACTGCAGAACCCCCGAGGAGTTGGGAGAAAAG CCCCTCACAGAAGGTGTTCGAAGGATACCAAAGTCACGATACGCCTCCAACTCAACATATATTGCCATAGACCCTCGGTTAAGGAACGAGTACCTCGACCCTGACCTGGTCTACGACTCTGACATCAAGCGGCAACTTCTCGAAGGGGGCATGGATGATCGATTGGCCACTCACTTCGCTCACCTTTTCATCCGAGACCCCATTGTTGTCTTTGAAGAGGATCTCCAGGAGTTGGACCTCAGCAAGACTGACCACTTTGAGAACATTCAGTCAACTAACTGGCAGCACATGCGTTTCAAGCCCCCGCCTGCTGACAATAGCATCGGCTGGCGAGTCGAGTTCCGCTCCATGGAGATTCAGATCACGGATTTCGAGAACGCGGCTTTCTCTGTCTTTATGGTCTTGGTCACACGTGCAATCCTGTCATTTGACCTCAACTTCTACATCCCTATCAAGAAGGTCGACGAAAACATGGAGCGTGCACACGCAGTTGACGCTGTTCTGAAGGAGAAGTTCTACTTCCGGCGCAATCCTTTCCCTAGCCGCCCCTCGAGAGCCAACACCACCTTTGGTGACGACAGTCGACCCGGCTCAGCACATCCTAGTCGGCCAGCATCACCTGGAGGCCCAGTGGAGCACGAATTTGAGGAGATGACAGTGGATGATATTATCAACGGCTCAGAGTCGGGAGACTTTCCCGGCTTGATCCCCATTGTCGAGAGCTATCTTGACAGCGTCAACGTCGATGTATCGACTCGATGCCATCTGTCTACATATCTCGATCTGATTTCACGGCGAGCTTCAGGAAATCTTGACACAACAGCCAGATGGATCCGCAACTTCATTGATGTGCACCCCAGTTACAAGCATGACAGCGTCGTCAACGATGAGATCAACCATGATCTTATCGGCGCCGTGATTGCCATCGGCGAGCGGGAGACGGCCGGCCGTGACTTTGCGGGTCTCGGGATCCACGGCCTAGAGCGCCTGTTGAACGGCTTCCGTGGAGGATGCGGCGGTTCAAGCACAGCACCCAACGGAGAGACCAACGAAGCACAGGCGGATGCCACTAACGGGTCACTGAAGCGCAAGAGCGAGTGGATTGAAGGCCAGGAGACTGAGTCATGA